TCCAATCATTCAAAACTTCCACGCCAAAGCTGAAACCGAAGGAAATATTTTGCGCGAAAATTTAATTCGCCAAGTTTCTGCACCTGTTCGCTGGACGCAAAGTATGGAAGTTTTAAAATCCATGAACCATGCACAAGTCCTTGAATGTGGCGCTGGTAAAGTGCTTCAAGGCCTTCTAAAGAAAATCGATGGTGATTTCTTTAAAGTGATGACGACAACAAGCATGGAAGATCTTAAAACTATTGAAGATTCTTTGAAAGCTTAGTGTCATTGAAATGTCTTGAGATTTATTCGGAGTTCAGACAGAGTGTGGGCAAAATAACACGCCCCTGATCGGAACATCCGAATTTTACAGCGTTGTATTTGCAAAAAAGGACACTATAGATGAGCGGAAAATCGCTTCAAGGTAAGAAAATCGTAGTAACTGGTGGCAGCCGTGGAATCGGTGCCTCTATCGTGAAGCTTTTGGCTGACGAAGGCGCTCAGGTTGCATTTACCTATTCTTCACGCGAAGAAGCCGCACAACAAGTGGCACATCAACTTTCTGGCGAAGGACATTTTTATATTAAAATGGACATCGCAAACGAGGAATCGGTCAACGAAGCCGTAGATCACATCCTTGAAAAATGGCCTGAAGTAGACGGAGTTGTGAACAACGCCGGCATCACTAAAGACCAACTATTACTTCGCATGAAAGCGGAAGACTTTGATTCCGTTATTAATACAAACTTACGCGGAACCTTTTTAGTAACAAAAGCTTTCACAAAACCAATGATGAAAGCGCGCAAAGGGTCCATCGTTAATATCACTTCTATCATCGGTGAAACTGGCAATGCAGGACAAGCAAACTACGCAGCTTCTAAAGCTGGTACGATTGCCTTTGCAAAATCGGTGGCATTGGAATTGGCGTCTCGCAATGTTCGCGTGAACAACGTGGCTCCAGGCTTTATCGCGACAGAAATGACAGATATTCTTTCTGAAGATGTTAAAGGCAAAATGATGGAACGTATTCCGCTTAACAAAATCGGTGAAGGCAGCGACGTTGCTCAAGCAGTCAGATTTTTGCTAAGTGATGAATCAAAATATATCACTGGTCACACATTAGATGTGAACGGTGGTATGCATATGAACTAGGATCAATTCCTAATTCATATTCGGATCTCAGATTGAACTTGTGAGATCCCACGGTAACTAGACTTGAAACAGTTGTTAAGATGAACGCACTATAAGGAGAAACAAAATGGCAATTCATCCAAAAGTAAAAGATATCATTGTTGAGCAATTAGGCGTAGATCCAGATAAAGTTAAGCCTGAAGCTTCTTTTATCGACGATCTTGGCGCTGACAGCTTGGATATCGTTGAACTTGTGATGGCAATGGAAGAAGAATTCGATCTTGAAATTCCTGATGAAGACGCTGAAAAGCTAAAAACAGTTCAAGACGTAGCTTCTTACCTTGAGAAAAAAGGAAAAGCTTAATTTTTATGACCTCCCGATTTGAACGTCCATCTAAACCGCAAAGAAGAGTAGTCGTTACCGGCGTTGGCGCAGTGACTCCCCTTGGTAATACCATTGAGGACAGCTGGGCTAATGCAATTGCAGGTAAATCTGGTATTGCACCGATCACCCGCTTTGATACGACAGGCTTTGATGTGACTTTTGCTGGTGAAGTGAAAGGATTTAATCCTGATCTTTACGTTGAGAAAAAAGAGCAAAAGAAGATGGATACATTCATTCACTACGCGATTGCAGCTTCTAAAATGGCCGTGGAAATGGCGAAATTAGAACTGACTCCGGAAGTGAAAGCTCAAGCGGGAGTGATTATCGGTGTGGGTATCGGTGGTCTTCAAATCATCGAAGAATCCACACTGAAAGTGAAGGAGAAAGGTCCTGGTCGCATCAGCCCTTTCTTCATCCCTGCAGTTATCACAAACTTAGCAGCAGGCCAGGTTTCCATTGAGTTGGGTTTTCAAGGACCAAACTACTCTGTGACATCGGCTTGTGCTTCGGGTGTACATTCTATCGGTGATGCTGTTCGCTATATTCGCGATGGCAACACAGATGTGATGTTGGCCGGTGGTTCTGAAAGCACCATCTGTAAACTTGCAGTCGGTGGTTTTGCTGCGATGAGAGCTTTATCAACTCGCAATGATGCCCCTGAAAAAGCCAGCCGTCCTTGGGATAAAGACCGTGATGGTTTTGTTCTTGCGGAAGGTGCTGCCGTTCTTTGTATTGAATCTTTAGAGCACGCTGAAAAACGCGGCGCTAAAATTTTGTGTGAAATCACTGGTTACGGTGTTTCATCGGATGCTTACCACATGACTTCACCAGCTCCAGAAGGCGCTGGTGGTTACAAAGCCATGTCGGAAGCACTTAAAGATTCAGGCTTAAAAGCTTCAGACATTCAATACGTAAATGCTCACGGAACAAGTACACCGATGGGTGATGGTTTGGAATCTTCAGCGATCAAACGCTTGATGGGTGACCATGCTAAAGACGTTTGGGTTTCTTCTACGAAATCAATGATGGGCCACGCACTGGGTGCGGCTGGTGCCATTGAATCTGCTTTCTGTGTGATGGCGATTCGCGATCAAATCGTACCTCCGACAATCAACTTGGATAATCCAAGTGAGGATTGCGATCTTGATTATGTTCCACACGAAGCTCGTCGTGGAAACATTAACAATGTTCTAAATAATAGCTTTGGCTTCGGTGGCACAAACGCCTCGATGATCTTCTCAAAGTATCAAGGGAAATAAAAATGGTTGTATATACGGGCTGTGATCACGCTGGGTTGGATTTAAAACTTAAAGTGATGGCGGCCTTCCCTGATCTTCAATGGAAGGACATGGGAACGTATAGCGGCGATTCTGTTGATTACCCTGATTATGCCGACAAGGTCTGCAAACACGTTGTCGAAGCAGAACTTTCAAATCAAAAAAACAATATCGAAGATTCTATCAATGGTCCTGCTATTGGTATTCTGATCTGCGGATCAGGCCAAGGTATGGCTATTCGGGCAAATCGCAATCCTCAGGTGCGTGCAGCACTTTGTTGGAATGAGGATATTGCTAAGCTTTGTCGTGAACATAATAATGCTAATATACTTGTTCTTAGTGCGCGATTCACGGCTCCGGATTTGGCTGTGAAGATGGTTAAGTCTTTCCTTGAAGGCCGCTTCGAAGGCGGACGTCATCAGAAACGGGTCGCTAAATTGTCGGCTCCTTGCTAGCTGGCTCTTTGGCAGAGTTTATAGGCTTAGGCCTCTGCGCTCAGACAGTCCTCGCTCGTTTCTTTTTCTCTTGGCTACCGCTGGTTGTGTGTTGGCTCGTCTGCGGAACTCGCTCCGAGGACTAAGCCTATAAACTCTGCCAAAGAGCCAGCGCGAAGTTCTCGAAATTTACGAGATTCTGATGGGGAAGGTTTAACCACCGCTCCGGTTCTGCGCAGTGTTACCAAAAGGTGCCTGCTTGCTGCGGGCTCCTGCCCTTGCCCTTCGGGCTGGCGCGAAAAAATGCCGTCATGGCATTTTTTGCTTTTTGCGGTTTCACCGCGTCAAAGGGTGCACTACATTTCTTGATCGAGAGTCCTTCAACTTCCGAACTCGTGAATCATATTTTGAATATTAAAATGAACCTTAACATAATCTTGAAACTAACACTCTCCGTTGAGTCTTTTCATTTATCCTCTTTCGGGGAATAATTTTTTCTAACAATGCCAAGGTTGGCGAGAAGGGTTCAGCTGCAAGGCGGAGGATCTTTTGCGAAACGGAGGCGTACCTGTAAGGTACGTCGGAGAGAAGCGAAAGACCGCACAACGCAGTCAGATGGGCCCTTATCGGCGACCGCCTTAAAGGAGTTTCTTATATGCATTCCATCTCGTTGCCTCTTGCTGAAGTAGATTCTGAAGTTTCTGCGGCTATTAATAAAGAAGCTGAACGTCAGGAGCTTGGTCTAGAGATGATTGCTTCTGAGAATTATACTTCTCGTGCTGTTATGGAAGCGCAAGGGTCTATTCTTACCAACAAGTATGCTGAGGGTTATCCTGGCAAACGTTATTATGGTGGTTGTGTTAACGTTGATACAGTTGAATCACTTGCTATTGATCGCGCTAAAAAACTTTTTGGAATCAACTACGTAAACGTACAACCTCACTCTGGTTCTCAAGCTAATATGGGTGTTTATCTTGCGGCTTGTAAGTCGGGTGACACTATTCTTGGTATGGATCTTTCTCACGGCGGGCATTTGACTCATGGATCGCCTGTGAATTTCAGTGGCATGCTTTTCAAAGCGGCTTCTTACAAATTGGATCCTGAAACTGGTCGAATTAATTACGATACTATTCGTGCTACTGCGAAAGAAACTCAGCCGAAACTTATCATTGCTGGTTATAGCGCTTATCCGCGCACTTTGGATTTTGCTAAATTTAAAGAAATCGCTGATGAAGTTGGTGCGCAGCTGCTAGTCGATATGGCTCACTTTGCGGGGCTTGTGGCTACGGGGCACCACCCGTCTCCGGTTCCTTATGCTGATTATGTAACAACGACAACTCATAAAACTTTGCGTGGTCCGCGTGGTGGCATCATCATGACTAACTCTGAGGAAAAAGCGAAGATCATCAACTCACGCATTTTCCCGGGCATCCAAGGTGGACCTCTTGAGCATGTGATTGCTGGTAAAGCGGTTGCGTTCGGTGAAGCATTAAAACCTGAATTCAAAAAGTATAGCGAACATGTGATTCAAAATGCGCAAGCTTTGGCGGAAGGAATGCTTTCTGAAGGGTTTAAACTTGTGACAGGTGGTACAGACAATCACTTGATCTTGGTTGATTTAAGCGACCGGGAGATCACTGGTAAACTTGCGGAAAATTCTTTGGATGAAGCCGGCATCACCGTTAATAAAAACACTGTGCCAAATGAAAAACGTTCTCCGTTTGTCACAAGTGGTGTTCGTATCGGGACACCGGCATTAACAACTCGTGGAATGGGCACAAAAGAAATGAAGCAAATCTCGAAGTGGATTGCTCAAGTTCTGAATAATCCAGAGGATGTTGGTCTTAAAAATCGCATCCACGAAGACGTTAAAGCTTTATGCAAACAGTTCCCTCTGTATTAAAAACAGGCAGATAACAAAAAAAGCCCCGCACAATTTCAATAAAGACTTTGGAATCAGGGGCTTATGTCGTATACTCAAAGCATGTCACCAGGATGGAAACAGCTCGTAAAACTTGCAGGATGCATTATTTCAGTAGGAACTTTAGGTTCCTGCACAACCTTTCATACTCCCCTTTCCCGGGAGTATTTTGCTGCCGGATCTCCGCCACCGACTCAAAGTGCCGCGCGAAATCCTAGCTCAGATCAAAGTCCTTACATCGAAAATGAAATGACCTTTGACTGGCCCGTAGACAGCGCTCGTATGACCAGAGGTTTTTTACCTCACAAGAAACGACCGCACCTAGGGATTGATTTAGCAGCTCCAAAAGGAACGCCTATATTGGCCTCTCAGACCGGCACAGTGATCTATGCAGGTCGTGAGTTCCGTGGCTACGGAAAAATGGTTCTAATCGAGTCTGGCGACGGCTGGGCAACACTGTATGCTCACTTTGATAAGATCCTTGTGGTTGAAGGTCAAAAGGTTCGCCAGGGTGAAGTGATCGGCGCCATGGGAAGAACTGGCAGAGCCACGGGAGTGCACTTGCATTTTGAGGTTCGCAAGGACAGAGGGCCCATTGACCCTCTACCGCTACTTCCTCATGTGCCGACGGCGGGACTTTAACAGACCGCCCCCGCCACTAAAAGCATTACTGCGTGTACGAGTAACTTAGAGAAGCCCTTAGGTACTTCACTTTCACGGCCGATCTATCGGCTACTTCTAAGTCATTTGAGATTCTAATTCTTACGGTTGTTACGCCCGCATGGGACGAGAACACGGAAGCCTTCGAAACGACAGAGCCATCGGTGATTAAATTACCCAAGATACCCTTCGTTTCGTCACTGAGTTTACTTTTACTCATTTCAACAGAACCGTTTCTTGTCGATTTAAATTGAAAATCCCAGCGGAAAAGATTCACGTTGCGCGGATAATAGAATGTATGAATTTGGCTACCATCATTGATGGTCCCTTTTTCAGCTAACTGGAAATCCATAAACAAAGTAGGCCTGATGCTTACGCCATCTTCCACCTTACTAAATTCCACCTCATGCTCTAAAACATCCACATCAAAAATTCTAACGTTTTTGTAGTATTGGTATTTTGACTCAGGAAGCAGGATATCCACGTATCCATAGTGATTTAGCACAGCCAGTTGTTCACTGTTAAGAGTGAGAGGCGCGGTCGTCGCCAAAGTGATACCGTGATTCGATTTTAAAAGATTCGTCGTCAACTCTCCGATTAAGCTTTGAATTTGAGCGAAATAAAAATCTTTCAATAGTGCAATAGCCACCTCAGTGTCAGTTTTGTCTAACTCGACTTGAAGCTTTTCACGCAAAGCTTTTAGGCTGTCAGCTTGCTTTGACTGATACTCTTGCAAAGTAAGGTATTTATAGGAACGAGTTAATTCACTAAATAAGTAAATCAAACGTTCTTCCGCATCCCGCGCTGCATTTTCCGCAAATCTCGGAAGAGTCCCATCAAAATTCCACTCACCATCAAGATATTTTTTTGAAATCAATCCGCTAGCTTTTACTAAATCATTGGTATGGGTGAAAAGTTTTTCAACTAAGTTGCTATACTCAACATGATCTTTTTGAATTTGCAGTTTTGTTTGCATTAAATCTTCTAACAACGAAGTCAATTGATTGAACATCGGAGCTAAAACGGGATCGCTCACGCGAAGTTTAGCAATTTCTTGTTCGATTTCTGATTGCGGAAATTGAGGTTGCTTTAGCGGAATGTCTGCTTTCTCAATTTTCTTAGCAGTGTCATAGAGGTCTTTTTGTAAACGACTGTAATGGTCGAATTTTTCCTCAATAGTCAAACCATCCAATTTTGAATGATCAAACTTATCCTTGAATTTAATCCAATCTGCCTTTGATTCATTGAACTTGGCTTTATTTTCGAATCCATCAAGGTGACCACGAATTTCTTCATAGTGAGCAACAAAGCCCTCTAGGGTCATAGCATCTGGTCCTGACCACACTGTTTCTAATAGGCCTGCAGTAACCCCTAATGCCGGTTGAGCGTAGGGTATTACCTTCGCTATGGCGGCGGCTGATTTTAAAAAGTTTTTAAACTGATCAGCTCGTTGGCGCGAAATTACATTTTGCTTCGCCTTTTCCTCAATCTGCTTGTTGATGTTTTCAAGATAAGCAGCAAGATAAGCTTCTTTTTTTTGTGCCAAATCCAGATTCGAAGAAAGGTTGGTAAATTTCTGTTGTGCATGGGAAATTTCTTTCAAAGTAGTCGCTAGATTAGCTTCTACTGCTTCCATGGCGCTTTTTGCCGCGGCTTCTTTTTCTTCTTTGGTTTTTAGTGATTTCTTAAAGATGGAAGCTAAGTAATAAGACCTTATAGCTCGATCTACTTCAGCTTTGTAAAGAGC
This is a stretch of genomic DNA from Bdellovibrio reynosensis. It encodes these proteins:
- the fabF gene encoding beta-ketoacyl-ACP synthase II, with product MTSRFERPSKPQRRVVVTGVGAVTPLGNTIEDSWANAIAGKSGIAPITRFDTTGFDVTFAGEVKGFNPDLYVEKKEQKKMDTFIHYAIAASKMAVEMAKLELTPEVKAQAGVIIGVGIGGLQIIEESTLKVKEKGPGRISPFFIPAVITNLAAGQVSIELGFQGPNYSVTSACASGVHSIGDAVRYIRDGNTDVMLAGGSESTICKLAVGGFAAMRALSTRNDAPEKASRPWDKDRDGFVLAEGAAVLCIESLEHAEKRGAKILCEITGYGVSSDAYHMTSPAPEGAGGYKAMSEALKDSGLKASDIQYVNAHGTSTPMGDGLESSAIKRLMGDHAKDVWVSSTKSMMGHALGAAGAIESAFCVMAIRDQIVPPTINLDNPSEDCDLDYVPHEARRGNINNVLNNSFGFGGTNASMIFSKYQGK
- the glyA gene encoding serine hydroxymethyltransferase, whose amino-acid sequence is MHSISLPLAEVDSEVSAAINKEAERQELGLEMIASENYTSRAVMEAQGSILTNKYAEGYPGKRYYGGCVNVDTVESLAIDRAKKLFGINYVNVQPHSGSQANMGVYLAACKSGDTILGMDLSHGGHLTHGSPVNFSGMLFKAASYKLDPETGRINYDTIRATAKETQPKLIIAGYSAYPRTLDFAKFKEIADEVGAQLLVDMAHFAGLVATGHHPSPVPYADYVTTTTHKTLRGPRGGIIMTNSEEKAKIINSRIFPGIQGGPLEHVIAGKAVAFGEALKPEFKKYSEHVIQNAQALAEGMLSEGFKLVTGGTDNHLILVDLSDREITGKLAENSLDEAGITVNKNTVPNEKRSPFVTSGVRIGTPALTTRGMGTKEMKQISKWIAQVLNNPEDVGLKNRIHEDVKALCKQFPLY
- a CDS encoding coiled-coil domain-containing protein, with product MGQEILKKLYAGSFAVIVILTFVGCDQKLHSGKMLDLESAQAAIVAASSNQLPYLSDKEKDLSTNSSYRSIHTAVKKYDGSFNCIPDQNNECPQSIELRNILYSGQVVIVDANKSPWNVLHSARDLKNLKIEADKIIVRTRVHFPSTHLRLIADEIIFEENGKIDLTPIALGEGHSSKEAIDGAAGSNVFLHTKSFKVLGAQNARIIIRGGQGQNARKGTGQTQEEINKFGRLRAKSIVPITDAAVPKQFLSHASSIIFSAEHRTLGRDLCKYTGPKNDPILSCKTLIDIVKALGLEGVTPDDGKDATAGGLPGAGGAGGNLFLSAESKNIPNIYFDLTVGNNGLGDPERFGSLAGTPNPYYKISWRKVPTHRDDFKEDVPELNGPYYKKDGASVLSPSQPDHQNQGGRVRSEQSPSFYFSRIYFELNLARIKEAYLKNNFEEAAVLLKAFKEKLKNAENHPDYLTVKLSAQKINNSLLAQKDYFGRGLNDVPKFTFSFNAALYKAEVDRAIRSYYLASIFKKSLKTKEEKEAAAKSAMEAVEANLATTLKEISHAQQKFTNLSSNLDLAQKKEAYLAAYLENINKQIEEKAKQNVISRQRADQFKNFLKSAAAIAKVIPYAQPALGVTAGLLETVWSGPDAMTLEGFVAHYEEIRGHLDGFENKAKFNESKADWIKFKDKFDHSKLDGLTIEEKFDHYSRLQKDLYDTAKKIEKADIPLKQPQFPQSEIEQEIAKLRVSDPVLAPMFNQLTSLLEDLMQTKLQIQKDHVEYSNLVEKLFTHTNDLVKASGLISKKYLDGEWNFDGTLPRFAENAARDAEERLIYLFSELTRSYKYLTLQEYQSKQADSLKALREKLQVELDKTDTEVAIALLKDFYFAQIQSLIGELTTNLLKSNHGITLATTAPLTLNSEQLAVLNHYGYVDILLPESKYQYYKNVRIFDVDVLEHEVEFSKVEDGVSIRPTLFMDFQLAEKGTINDGSQIHTFYYPRNVNLFRWDFQFKSTRNGSVEMSKSKLSDETKGILGNLITDGSVVSKASVFSSHAGVTTVRIRISNDLEVADRSAVKVKYLRASLSYSYTQ
- the acpP gene encoding acyl carrier protein; amino-acid sequence: MAIHPKVKDIIVEQLGVDPDKVKPEASFIDDLGADSLDIVELVMAMEEEFDLEIPDEDAEKLKTVQDVASYLEKKGKA
- a CDS encoding M23 family metallopeptidase, which codes for MSYTQSMSPGWKQLVKLAGCIISVGTLGSCTTFHTPLSREYFAAGSPPPTQSAARNPSSDQSPYIENEMTFDWPVDSARMTRGFLPHKKRPHLGIDLAAPKGTPILASQTGTVIYAGREFRGYGKMVLIESGDGWATLYAHFDKILVVEGQKVRQGEVIGAMGRTGRATGVHLHFEVRKDRGPIDPLPLLPHVPTAGL
- a CDS encoding RpiB/LacA/LacB family sugar-phosphate isomerase produces the protein MVVYTGCDHAGLDLKLKVMAAFPDLQWKDMGTYSGDSVDYPDYADKVCKHVVEAELSNQKNNIEDSINGPAIGILICGSGQGMAIRANRNPQVRAALCWNEDIAKLCREHNNANILVLSARFTAPDLAVKMVKSFLEGRFEGGRHQKRVAKLSAPC
- the fabG gene encoding 3-oxoacyl-[acyl-carrier-protein] reductase, which translates into the protein MSGKSLQGKKIVVTGGSRGIGASIVKLLADEGAQVAFTYSSREEAAQQVAHQLSGEGHFYIKMDIANEESVNEAVDHILEKWPEVDGVVNNAGITKDQLLLRMKAEDFDSVINTNLRGTFLVTKAFTKPMMKARKGSIVNITSIIGETGNAGQANYAASKAGTIAFAKSVALELASRNVRVNNVAPGFIATEMTDILSEDVKGKMMERIPLNKIGEGSDVAQAVRFLLSDESKYITGHTLDVNGGMHMN